Proteins encoded in a region of the Zea mays cultivar B73 chromosome 2, Zm-B73-REFERENCE-NAM-5.0, whole genome shotgun sequence genome:
- the LOC103646156 gene encoding sphingolipid delta(4)-desaturase DES1-like gives MVAGMEAEEGVMATDFFWSYTDEPHASRRREILAKYPQIKELFGPDPWAFLKIGLVVSLQLWTATFLRDASWLKLLTVSYFFGSFLNHNLFLAIHELSHNLAFATPSLNRWLGIFANLPIGVPMSITFQKYHLEHHRFQGVDGVDMDIPSQAEARAVRSAAGKSAWVVLQLFFYALRPLFLKPKPPGLWELTNLAAQVGLDAGLVYLCGWRSLAYLVLSTFVGGGMHPMAGHFISEHYVFSPEQETYSYYGPLNLVAWHVGYHNEHHDFPRIPGTRLHRVKEMAPEYYDGLESYRSWSQVIYMYIMDRTVGPFSRMKRKAQKKDS, from the exons ATGGTCGCTGGGATGGAGGCGGAGGAAGGGGTGATGGCGACGGACTTCTTCTGGTCGTACACGGACGAGCCGCACGCGTCGCGCCGCCGGGAGATCCTGGCCAAGTACCCGCAGATCAAGGAGCTCTTCGGCCCGGATCCGTGGGCCTTCCTCAAG ATTGGTTTGGTCGTGTCGCTTCAGCTATGGACTGCTACATTCCTCCGTGACGCCAGCTGGCTGAAGCTACTGACGGTGTCCTACTTCTTCGGGTCGTTTCTAAACCACAACCTGTTCCTGGCCATCCACGAGCTGAGCCACAACCTTGCCTTCGCGACCCCATCCCTGAACCGCTGGCTGGGCATCTTCGCGAACCTCCCCATCGGTGTGCCCATGTCCATCACGTTCCAGAAGTACCACCTGGAGCACCACCGGTTCCAGGGCGTGGACGGCGTGGACATGGACATCCCGAGCCAGGCGGAGGCGCGCGCCGTGAGGAGCGCCGCCGGCAAGTCCGCGTGGGTCGTGCTCCAGCTCTTCTTCTACGCTCTGCGGCCGCTGTTCCTGAAGCCGAAGCCTCCGGGCCTGTGGGAGCTGACCAACCTGGCGGCCCAGGTCGGCCTCGACGCCGGGCTCGTGTACCTGTGCGGCTGGAGGTCGCTGGCCTACCTTGTCCTCTCCACGTTCGTCGGCGGCGGCATGCACCCCATGGCGGGCCACTTCATCTCGGAGCACTACGTGTTCAGCCCCGAGCAGGAGACCTACTCGTACTACGGGCCCCTGAACCTGGTGGCGTGGCACGTGGGGTACCACAACGAGCACCACGACTTCCCCAGGATCCCGGGCACCCGGCTGCACAGGGTGAAGGAGATGGCGCCGGAGTACTACGACGGCCTCGAGTCGTACAGGTCCTGGAGCCAGGTCATTTACATGTACATCATGGACCGGACGGTCGGCCCGTTCAGCCGGATGAAGAGGAAGGCGCAGAAGAAAGACTCGTAG